aatttaatttgatgtgatatatttaatttgatggattcaaaaataatttaaataaccaatataaacttaatttgattccaaataaatatttgagatgagatttttttaatataaatattaagataaaaatattgaatcaatttggattaactcaagttaactttATAATCCACATGTCAGGTCATGAGACTATAATCATCTCGTAGAAGatgaattaaaacaaattatgaactttaatttttagtaaactaaatgttaaatgatgaaattgaaacaaaatttaattaaaaaaaatcaattatgtgtgtgatttgttatttttcaatttattctttagCGTTTGATTTCTTGGGATTGAGTTCCATAGTTTTTCAATGTATGATATTTCTAGTCTAATAACTCAAGTTTcagatttgaaaaattaacgtgagttgacatctttttttgtttattttattttctgatttcattattcattattatttttaaaaaacaaattttagctttttagttttctttgatttatttttatattatgttttccTGATCTCATGACTCGGAATGcaagtttgataggttaatccTAGTTGACTCGTCTTTCATTGTCATATTAAATAGCTATCATTCTAATTCGAGTTGACTCACACCgggtttttatctatttttttactcaattttattattttatattcaattgattgaaaaacaaataatattattatgttaatcTAGCCAATGCAAGTAAGAAATCAAGTTTTGCAAACAAAAAAGTCATCAAGATTTTGAGGAGTCCATTGgttaataaaaagtaaaggaTCCATCAACCACTAAATCATTTCAATAAAGTGGAACAAAAGACTGCAATGGCCATGTAGCTGGATCGCTAATGCCATCAAATCGAAATAATATGCAAATCAATGAACCCCACCGCCCACCCCCTCTTGTTGTGTTAAAGCATACAGAGAACAATGgcagaacaaaacaaaacatgacaCTATTAGATGTAAAATCACAACAACTTAGTAATCATACATAACGTTATGTTAGAGAAGAAACATATACGAGGCACCTCAACAAAGTAAGGGGCTTGAATCTTTATACAGACATTTACAATAAACCCAAAATTAAAGCAgcagaaattaaattaattttaaattaaaaagaaactaaaacatcTTCAGGTTTTACTATAcctccaaaacacaaaacactgTAATTGACAAGATCATCTCCAGGTTATGAATTTTGCATACTAACGAAGTCCAAGAATATTGCTTAATTAGTAGCAgttcttttcaattttgcagCTTAGGAGCTCCTTGGCTTCTAGCTGTCTCACCCTCTCTCTTAGATCCTCGATAGCTTGGGATCCATCCTGCAGCAAACCATAAAGAGAAAAGGgtcttgtaagaatcatgaaaTAGTGTTATGGTAATCAAGCTACTAGAATGAATTAAACTCCTCATCCAAACCTTAATCTTCTTCATTAGTTCATCCTCTCGTTCGGTCTGCCTGGTCCTTTCTTCCTGTATCATAACTACAAGACACTCAAACTCTTTCTCCAACAgttctgttttctttctttctgcctCAAGCTCATTTGTTCTCTCTTGAAGCTGAACGAAATAGATAGATAAATTGAAAAGGGGAACATCGAATAGATCCATGGTGtggaaatcaaatcaaactaattatttttgtctttaatttttcttctgttCTTTTTCAATGCACgttctcttttaatttcatataatcTTCCAAGTTTCAATAATGAAAAGCTAAGAatacgatatttttttttactcatctcAATCAATATTCAAcatcttttaaattaaactgtTAGTGGCATAAAATTCTGATCAAGATCTGAAACTCCACGAAGTCAAAGTTCTGAAAATGGAAACTTACAAAGTATTGTTGCTATGAAAATTCCCATGCACGTTGAGAATGCTTGAATGAGAAATTGgggatattaaaagaaaaccaagATGTTTTGACTGATAATTAAGCAAAAAAGTGAGGAAAACTAAAGAGAGTAATCGTTTTAAAACAGATGTGAATAATTGAATACTTGTCTACACTTTTGAATTACTTTCATTCCTTGGATATACAATTCGTTCTTACTTCTTTCAACTGTGTTCTTGTCTAAGCTTTACTTGGAAAAATGTGAAACAAGAAGTGGATTTCTATGACCATGTTCGTCTTTTAACTCCTATTTGAATTGGTAAACCTTAGTTAagcatgaaattgaagaaaccaTGACACagtaaaattttgatttcactGTTTCAAAGCAACGTACCCTGACAAATTAACAAGCGCAgcataatttgaatttattagtTAAGTTAGGAGCATATACCTGGCTTTCAAGTTTCCGGCACTTGTCCCTTTCATATTGCAGAAGATGATTCTCAGTCCCACAGATTCTATTCAACATGCAAATAACAAGAAACAGAGTATTTAGAAGTCGTGTATATGGCACAACCAAAATCTGAACAAAATGGAGGCTCTGTTTCCAGACGAACCTTGATTCACGATCCTCTGCTTTTGAGTTGGATAAAGACTTCACGTTGCCATTGGTGGTAATTTGGCCATTCTCGCTGATGACAATAGGCTGCAAGTTGACAtagacatcaaaaaaaaaaaaaaaaaaacgttattacataaatttttatgcaaaaaagcttgggtaaaaataaaaataagcatgTGGAGAATTTACCTTTGGATATGAAGGAGAGGTTAAGAGGTAGGTGCTTTTATGTTTGATGGGGTCGTGCAGAGATTCCCTGGAAGCGAAGGGTGCATTATGTCTAACACCTTCGCTTGCATCACTGACATCTGATATTTTGCAGGAATTCAATCCGTTTTTCATTCTGGACTGTCGACTTTCAGAGCCGTGTCCGTTCTGATAAATTGCATTATCATGCGAGGATCTTTTATTTCCACCAGTAAAGCACTGTCCGTTCTGACTCGTTCGGGCAGAGTGTATGTCTTTATTGCATGCTGATTGTATTGTGTCTGAAGAAAGGTTCTTAGACTGCCTCCTCACAGCATAGCCAATCTTATGGCAATTTGTCCTCCTAaatgccaacaaaaaaaagtttttgaaaattcaaatgtCAATCACTTGGAAATATCTGAAAGCGAAGCAAGTGAAGAAGTGCAAACCAATAAGTCTTTTGCAGATTAATCAATTTTGCCTCTAATCTTGAAAGCACACTTGTGCGCTCAAAACCTTGTTTATCATGAGCAGGCTCAACAAAATTTGCTTCCAATACACCTGTTCCAACAAAAAAGCAAACCCGGAGAGACGGAGATTTAGCTATATACTCGTTGATGGAATGCAGTTTACTCTTAAGTACTTCGCAAGACTAAGAAAATACCTATTACCCCACGACCATCACTTCCAGCAGCATTCCACACCCTCCAAAAAGGCTGAAGAACACGAGTTTGGATAAAATATGACAGTTAGAATGATTACAGATTCCTAGAAACAATTATGATACAAGCACTTGAAATGAATAATTTTGTTCTGTATGCTTGTGCTGGCAATACGGTGAGGATGCAAGGAAAAGGACAACCAATCAGAAAGGAGCTCGTAATCGCAAGATTAGCATAAAAATTACTATTCCTGGATTTTATTCCATGCAAATCGTAGCTAAATCTTGTGGAAGCCTAGTTCAAGATATCGTGTAAGAAAACAAGAGCGATTATCTTAATGCTTCAAGCTCGCATAGTCGCTCAGCAATGCAATTCTTTTCTCTATAAATAGCAGGTCAAGTATATATCCAACAGGAGCAGGAATGGATTCTTTTTCATCCGCAGCATATAAAAAGCATAGTGTTATTGCAATGCTGCATTAAGACTTTGGTCTTTCCAACTTGATTGCCAGATTCAATCAAGTGGAAAATGATATGTAATGCGCAGAAATATAACCTTGATAAGTCGATTCTTGTGATAAACATTAAATCCCTGAACGTCAATATGATTGCCAGCATCCTTCACAAACCCAATTTTCCCGGTTGCAGCCATCTGCCAAAACAAAAACCGGGTCACTGGAGGGAAACCAACAAAAACCGAAGAAATCGAGGAGTTTGTTAACGTTACATTCTTATTCTCTTGAACTCTCTCTGGAACATTCACAGGCTTGTATGAAATATCCTGCTCTAGCATCATATCCTTCACTAGGTCATGGTGTTCCACTTCTTTCCCGCGCAGGATAATTCTGAAGCTTGGTGGAAGTTCTAGGTAGAGAATTGATGCATAACTCTAGAAATGGAAAGAAACGAAAGAGCATAGTCAGCAACAATTATAGAAAtacataaaaagattttttcaaagtaGAGCTaagttatgtttttctttctgtgTTTCAACGATAAAAACTAGACAAAAAGAGATAACTAGCCATAGCATGAACTTCCAAGCGAAAACGGATGACTGAAAAATAGGCATGTGCCCCAGTCACCTCAATCCAAGTCCACAAACAACATAACCTACTAATTTGATCCAAGAAAGATATACAGATCCCCTCCCACCCATATATAATGCAATTATATATTGCAGGCAGGCAGATGACGAATCATGAAAAGATCATGTTCACGTATCACTTATTGTAGCTTAAGTTGCTTCTAACCCTAATTATCTTGCACTTGAACCCAGGTTTTCTTGGGTGGATCCATTCTTGAACAAATTGGTCATGGAAAAtcatacttcaaattatttctTCAACGGAAATCACACAGAATGTTTGGTGGAAACCAATTAAACAGTGGCAAGAAGgctttattttaaagatacaGTTCTAACATCTGAATAACACAATCAAGCAAGAAAATCtaagtaaataaatagaaacagaaAAATGTCTACGAACAAGGAGAtccaaataacattttaaatttaagtaatTAAAGACATTGTACGTACTCTTAATGAGTGTTGATAAGTTAAAAAATGTCCGGAGTTGGGATATTTTGCTGCCTTTACTACGTTATTAACATCTCGATTGTCTCCTCTAATTTGAATGTCCTGTGATTTCCAATTGCCACCAAAAAATATCACATCAGAAACCACTTTCAGATCTGGGTTAATTCCAGATGGGGAAAATGTTGACCAGAAAGTAACTATGCTGAAGGCATACATGTGCATCGGTGTAGAAATCCAATTCCAGATGcccatcttcttcctctcaaAGATTGTAGATGATGATACGTGTTCCTTGATCTTTCAGGAAGTTAAACTACAACATAACATAGCATGCGATTATAGAATGGAATACAATGAAATAGGAAAGTAACTTCTAGTATGTTTGCACTTGCAACTGGTTGTGCAATGATGCCTTGCCAGTGAGGAGATTTAAATTGATCATTTATATCAGGACGACGATGACTAAGGAAGCTAAATGATCCGTGTAGATCATCGAAGGACGCTGAATTATTTGCGAATGAAATGAAATGCAGTTCAAGGAAACCATAGTAGGGAAATCAGCAAGCAAGGACTATAAGATAGAATTTTAAGACCAATATATATCTCTAACCTCTATTTTCCCAAGCATTGGCATGGTATTAATTTGAAAGATCTTCTCAGGTCCTAACCTGAGAAATTCCTAGGGGGCATACACTCCAGCTTTTGGAAAATACTTAAGCTTTTTTGTCCTGTCTCACGAATTCTGGATGGAATATCTCAAATGCAATATAATACGTTAATGTGCATGAAAAAAAGTCCACAATCTGTCTCTATTTTGGAAACTACATATAATGATTGGTCCTTTTCCCCTTTAATCTTCTTcccttttcaaataaattcattCATATTTGTGAGAATGAAAAGAGCAAGTGAATGAAAAGGAGCATTGAATGGAGAAATATGACATCGTCTCCATCAAGCCTTAGACGGGTACAAACAAGAGAAGGATTTAACATGAAACTTACCTGCTGTAGAAGTTCTTCCTCACTTGCAAATGGCGACCACTGCGATATGGTTTTTAAATTCATATCCCAGTCATTTGAAGAAGAGCGTATTTTCTTGTTCCAGCCACGTCCTCCTTTCTCAAAGTCAATCTTGAAATTTCAACAcgaaaatgttaatttttttcagtaGTAGAGTATGACAAATTAATCGTAAACCATGCAAGACAAAAACTATATCCAAAACAAAATGTCCAGTGgaaattttaattatggttAGACACTAAAGGATAACATTGGCTGTCCATTACTTTTTCTCAATCTCTTATATCTCCTATCTGAATAACATTCCATCATTTCTTCACCACACAGATCTTTCCCtactttcattctttttaattgatcaaAAGAGAATTCCAAGAGTGTTGACTGTTGACCAACAATTTACTGAATTCCTCAAATAACAAACTTCTCCAATTGTATAATCATCTCATATCTGGTTCAAGCATCAAAGCATCAAGGTCTTACCATTGGAACCACTATATCTTCCTTTCCAGTGGCTGTTAAAAATGTGTAGGACAGCAGTCCGATACTTTGTGTTAcactacaaagaaagaaaattgcaTTATCGGTCGCTGAATGGCCCATGATCGATATACAGAGTGAAAAATTTTGTTTCTGTTCGAGGTGAAAATTGACATTAACAAGCCAGAATTGTTATATCGGAACATCAAGCAAGCATGTAAATGATCGAAATGAACGCTTTGGCCAGATGGGAGTTGTGAAAAAACCTTTTTCCATTCTCCCCCCGACAGCGAGAAAACACAATCACATCTGCCCCAAGTCTCATTGTACTAGTTTTGAAGCCATTTCCATctgaataatataaaacaaaagttTGATTAAATGGCATATTCCAGAGTTTCAGTAAGAgcttattatttgattaaatggCTTACATTGACCAATAGTATTAGCCATTTTGCTTTTGGTAGAGTATCCAAGAGACATGCATGCCCGCATCCTGTCAGGAGTCATCCCACCACCGTTATCTGTAATCAACATAAGCAAAGATTGGAAACCAGTCACACAATAAATAGGCATGTGTACTATTCCCTCATTAATTCATCGCACAACGAGAAGCCCTTTCTTGTGTGCTCTGGAATCTGTACAAAATACTCAAttgaacttcaatttttttctttttcacttgAAGGGTCTTGAGTAGTTGAGCTTCTTAACAGGAATAACTCTTTTATTTCAGAAATTCTTAGGGGGATTTGCATCCAAATTCATTACCACTTGGTATGCACCAAGCCCGTCAAATACAGAAGTGACAAGATATCAGCACAGAACAATTATAGAGATAACTACCTTCAACTAGCAGCATCTTAGAGAAATCTTTGCTGTTATTCAGAACATCTATGCTTACACAAGTAGCGCCATGACCAACCTAAACAAAATCGCCAGCAgtcaagaaaaagaaacgaaaagaaATTTTCGTTGAAACTATGCAAGAGCAACGAATACCTCATCTACAGCATTGTCTAGGAGTTCAGCGAAAGCTGCAAATAAGAACCCAGATGAATAAAACTCACCTATTCGAGTTAAGCAAACATATATACACATAGATATTAGTACAATTCAACGACCACTAATTACCTCCCAGTGCCCATTTATGGCTGGTTGCGTTTGAATGCAAGAACTTGGGGTGCACCCTGACATGATCCATGCCAACTATACGGATATCAATACATTGATTAGAAAATATAGCAGTACAAAATGCATATTCCTTAATTTTGTGGCCTCTATAAAATGGACGTAAAGGAAGTGACTTTCCAATGCCAACGAATTATGAAAGAActcaaaaaacaaactaaaaaggGCATTGCATGCCCAGTACTGTTCTTGTAAACAGGAATTAAGTAGCTATTACAAACAATAACACAACTAGAATGACATGCTGACAAATATTGCAAACAAAACAGGAAAAACTATAAGCCACAAATTAATTAGAGTAGCATGGACTATAGAACCACCTGAATGATCAGCAGATGAGTCAGCAACGCTGCCTCCCTCATAATCCCCTGCTTTCCAAAACTGCTTACAACCACGTACAACCGGAACAGCAGCCACTtgattatcattgttattgttgttcatgttgttgtTACCAACACCGACATGCCCTTCTTGATGATCTTTGTATGTTAATGGTGGGGGTGCCGTTCTAAGAGGAACAGGAGCAAGACACCCACGATCAGGCACAGCGAAACCTAAATCTCTCTCTTGTTTCGGTTTCTTCTTCAAAAAGCTATGACCATTACCGTCACAATCATTCAAGGAGTTACTGCTCCGTTTAGCAGCGGTACTCCTAACTTGTTGTTCAAGAAAGGAATTGTTGACGTCCATATTGTCAAGACTATCAGAATGAAGGCTTGAAGTACTCCCACCACTAGAAAACTCAAATAACTTGATGTAACAATATTGGGGTTGTTAATGCAGTCTTGTCTTGATGGAGTCGCAGCACTGTGTGGTCAAACAAGGTTCaagaatttctttcttgataCTTGAAACCAAGTTATATGACTTTGAGAGtactttttgttggtttttagtgttttgtCAAGATGAATCCGAGAGGAATTGTAGGAGAGGGAGTTCGGGAGGGAGAGAAACTTCTGTTTGTGAGTTGTGAGACACGAGTGGTGCGACTCTCCGTTTCGCACCCTCTCTTAATGTTTATCTAGGGATTCGCACATGTTTTGCCGGTAAAGAATTGGTTCGATACGCTGAAAGTACAAAATAACCGCCACttccttttaaattaaatattttattattttgacattaTCATCATGGTaatatgtaatatatttttttaataaatatgaatCTATATTACTATAAATTTTAGTTAACTAGTTTTTAAAcgaaaataataacaataattaatagaatAAGATAATATTTGATATGTTGAATAATATTGAATGAATTGGATTGTATTaggtaaaaatattatcttgtaATTTGAATTGgagtaaataatttattttatttttttgcttggtAGATACTAGAGGAGACTCGGTTCACCCAAAACTTATCTATgcaagctttaaaaaaaaaaaaaaaaaaaaagttaccgtTTAAAAATCAAGATCTATCTGCAACACAAATAATCCGGGTCTCCAAACAACACAGTCAAAAACTTTGTAACCCATGCCTTTAACCTCTCAGCTCTTATTCATTATATTCAACATTATTTCTATTCTTTTGCAAGATAACAATAAACTTTAACTGGGGATTTGAAATCCGAACCCTGGCTGACTTGTATTAGAAATTTGTATTTTGGATTGTGTCGTTGtgtttatatatacacacaaaactatgatatttctttgtttgttgCCACATTAAAATTCTCATTTTCTCTTGAAACAAGTTTTCATTACTCCATTGATTACAGTAAAGGGTTTTGGATCTAAAGATTGAAAAGCCCATCAGATGAAAATGATATTTTCATCATTACCATTTAACAATACAAATCTTCTTCTGCTTTTTGTATATAGAAACCCTCCACtgtctcttttcttctctttttaaaacGCAGTAGCATGTATTAATGGGATATCTCCAAGTCATCCACATTAATCATTTATTTGTTGTTCCACTGCAAGCAgaagttttgtttcttttcagcTCAGCAAGAGCTGATGTTGCTGCTCCGGCCAATGGCTTTACTGAAGACAATCACAATCAGGAGCAGGATTCGCCAGGATCAGTGGAGGATGCATGGAGAGATTCCCATTGTCTTCCCATGCAGAGGTAATTGCTGGTTCGGTAATGGCCAATAATTAGACGATAAGATctcttttacttgttgatagGATTGTTTTGGATGTGATGCTATTTGCTGTGATTAGAGCCAATTTAAAATATGAcatgttctttgttttcttcttctttttctatagTAAACAAATGAATAACAACAAAACTTATTCAATGTGAAACTTTATTTCACACGTTTATGATGTCCAGTTCAAAGGAAACAGTACCAGAGATGATTCTGCGATCAACCGAATAAAAGATAAGACGAACCATATGATTCTGATTAATATGGAACTGCGCGGGGATCAAACACCTTATCACGGCACCATCTCCATAAAAACCAGCAAgcatcacaaaaaataatagctTTCTTCTGCTTGTTTGATCATTCGTTAAGAGCTTATCATTGTTCATGAGCCATAAGAAAGCTTTCCTCTGGGGACCTGGCCATTGCCAGATTGCATTCCATAAAaacatatcatattataaaataaaataatttatctatgTCTCTTAACATAcatcttattatttttcctaCACTCAGTTATCGTGGACGGTATTGCAGAGGACCACTGCATTTCtccttgaagtttttttttttttatatatttggaccctgtaattttatggttttatgtTTTAGCCCGTGTACGTACTTTATTGTCATCACATTTCAATCCTTGAGTCTTGTGAAGGGAGAGAGAAAATcattgggaaaaaaataaaaaagagagaaattttgGTTTATCACATTCTGATGAACCATGAAAGGTTAATTTTTGAatcaataaatttgttttagagATAGGAGTtcaatttaagagattttttccTTTAACTATGTTGTAAAAAGCAGATTGAGAGtctaaaatatttgtttttagtttaatttttattttctagagtaATTAGAGGGTGTTTAGATATTGGATATGGGGCTATTGAggtttttactatattttaaggtgtttttaaatgaaaaaaaattgaaaattaaatttaaaatattcaaaacctgaaacctattttttcaatgataaaaaaatatttaggtgaCATATacctattaaaaaatacaaaatcaagcaCTCGTACTTGGCTTCCCAGATCTCCCACACTTGggcttttttcttttgggcCAAGCATGCATGGGTCTTAAAGTGTagatttgtgtgtgtgttttttaatggttttttgcacttttttttttgtacttaataataatttttaaaaaataataattataacatttttCAATTGAGATTAGAGCttattttggtaaaataaataattattttatgaatatttatatatcaaacttgaattatttatttttttatacattcaCATGATAGTATTCGGgacattagtttttttggttgaagagcacaataaattcttatttaaaaaacttagcttctaataaaaaaaaagaagcattgtttgtaaaaaaaaaaaataataaataacagaAAGGGAGTTTcgtctaaaaaaatacatatttcttctcttaaatttaagttatttgaattcttataaaattttattttaattgctttaaatttctataaaaaaaaaccataaataagaagaaaatacatTTTACTGAATAAATAAGAAATGTATAGATATGTTgttgataaaaagaaatttatagatatgttaaataaaaaatacataaataagaagaaaatttttTGACTGAATAAATATACCTTTTACTCTAGAATTTAAACccttaaaaatcttttttaagtatttattttaatagctatgattttttttaaaaaaatggcttTGAAAAATAGCCTTACGTgcagacaaaaaataaaataaaatactagtaGTCTATATTCAACTAGCTAGAGACTACCCAAACTCCACCGGCCAGGTGACGTACGTCTGGTGGCCATTTTTCATACAATCATGGACCGTCCGTCATTGCATACATAATCCGCAATTAATGAATTGACCACTaacattttgaaattatttgatgCTTATAGGAGCAGTGCTTCTCCACTATATATGTGTTTGGAATTATtgcatgctttttttaaaaaatatttttatttaaagatatattaagattatttttttatttatattaacatattaaaacagttaaaaaacactaaaaatattattttaaaattttttaaaaaattaaatatatttttaaaatatatctaaacacaattttaaacacaaaaacaaacaatattaataaatgttattattattcaaacgaaataaatattaataatatcagTATAAAAGTTTTGGTCAGAGTTACCACCAAGTATGATATTGCacgacctttttattttttagaacaagCACTTATTTTGAAACATTCAATGTACTGATTGAATATAATTACTTGATGTCATCTTAGTGATTTGCATTAAATTCCATTCCTTAAAGTAAACTAAAATGATGATTGCAGAAGGGGTGAGTGGTCGCATACCTAGTTGAAAATAAAAGCATAGGAAATAAAAGCTTGCATATAGGTATCCTGagtaacccattaatttgtgcCCCGATt
This region of Populus alba chromosome 3, ASM523922v2, whole genome shotgun sequence genomic DNA includes:
- the LOC118054563 gene encoding LOW QUALITY PROTEIN: protein MICRORCHIDIA 7-like (The sequence of the model RefSeq protein was modified relative to this genomic sequence to represent the inferred CDS: substituted 1 base at 1 genomic stop codon), whose amino-acid sequence is MNNNNNDNQVAAVPVVRGCKQFWKAGDYEGGSVADSSADHSGVGMDHVRVHPKFLHSNATSHKWALGAFAELLDNAVDEVGHGATCVSIDVLNNSKDFSKMLLVEDNGGGMTPDRMRACMSLGYSTKSKMANTIGQYGNGFKTSTMRLGADVIVFSRCRGENGKSVTQSIGLLSYTFLTATGKEDIVVPMIDFEKGGRGWNKKIRSSSNDWDMNLKTISQWSPFASEEELLQQFNFLKDQGTRIIIYNLXEEEDGHLELDFYTDAHDIQIRGDNRDVNNVVKAAKYPNSGHFLTYQHSLRSYASILYLELPPSFRIILRGKEVEHHDLVKDMMLEQDISYKPVNVPERVQENKNMAATGKIGFVKDAGNHIDVQGFNVYHKNRLIKPFWRVWNAAGSDGRGVIGVLEANFVEPAHDKQGFERTSVLSRLEAKLINLQKTYWRTNCHKIGYAVRRQSKNLSSDTIQSACNKDIHSARTSQNGQCFTGGNKRSSHDNAIYQNGHGSESRQSRMKNGLNSCKISDVSDASEGVRHNAPFASRESLHDPIKHKSTYLLTSPSYPKFFFDVYVNLQPIVISENGQITTNGNVKSLSNSKAEDRESRICGTENHLLQYERDKCRKLESQLQERTNELEAERKKTELLEKEFECLVVMIQEERTRQTEREDELMKKIKDGSQAIEDLRERVRQLEAKELLSCKIEKNCY